One segment of Leptodactylus fuscus isolate aLepFus1 chromosome 7, aLepFus1.hap2, whole genome shotgun sequence DNA contains the following:
- the ZNF319 gene encoding zinc finger protein 319 gives MSEGWAPAQAPPSSLQASQQQTPQHPIALSEHPIANPASADNPLGCAVYGILVQPDLVIQQPPLPPGEPVHKCGLCGHDLSHLANPQEHQCMPSASQDRSFQCTQCLKIFHQATDLLEHQCTQVEQKPFVCGVCKMGFSLLTSLAQHHTAHNGSSLKCSICEKTYKSPEADRACLPTAPPPVPATASLDRPFICTLCHKPFKHLSELSRHERVHTGEKPYKCTLCDKSFSQSSHLVHHKRTHSSERPYKCTVCEKSFKHRSHLLRHMYAHSGEQLFQCQTCQLRFKESSQLLQHPCTPAGERPFRCGACQKTFRRPSDLRQHERTHSEERPFHCDLCQMSFKQQYALMRHRRTHKAEEPDNCTFCEKGMSFSQHGAESIFKCNSCQQGFHQSQDLLRHKCGQSSAERPFQCSVCQKTYKRASALQKHQAAHCTEKPLRCTACERRFFSSSEFVQHRCDPARDKPLKCPDCEKRFKYSSDLQRHRRVHTGEKPYKCLSCDKSFKQREHLNKHQSVHNREQHYKCLWCGERFHELNQLQEHSAQHTADGPFQVAACLP, from the coding sequence ATGTCCGAGGGCTGGGCTCCTGCACaggctcctccttcctccttgcAGGCATCCCAACAGCAGACACCACAGCATCCCATTGCACTCAGTGAGCATCCCATTGCCAATCCAGCCTCTGCTGACAACCCTTTGGGCTGTGCTGTTTACGGCATTTTAGTGCAACCCGATCTTGTGATCCAGCAACCTCCCTTACCCCCCGGTGAGCCTGTTCACAAATGTGGGCTCTGTGGGCATGACCTTTCCCACCTAGCAAACCCACAGGAACATCAGTGCATGCCCTCAGCTAGTCAGGACCGCTCCTTCCAATGCACCCAGTGTTTGAAGATATTTCACCAGGCAACTGACCTCCTTGAGCACCAGTGCACGCAGGTGGAACAGAAACCTTTTGTTTGTGGAGTTTGTAAAATGGGGTTCTCACTGCTCACATCGCTGGCTCAACATCACACTGCTCACAATGGCAGCTCCCTAAAATGTTCAATCTGTGAGAAGACATACAAGTCTCCAGAAGCTGACAGAGCCTGTTTACCTACTGCACCACCTCCTGTACCAGCCACAGCTTCCCTTGACAGACCCTTTATATGCACCTTATGTCATAAACCATTTAAGCACCTATCAGAGCTTTCACGCCATGAACGTGTTCACACTGGTGAGAAGCCATACAAGTGCACACTGTGTGATAAGAGTTTCAGCCAGTCCTCACACTTGGTGCACCATAAACGCACACACAGCTCAGAGCGGCCATACAAATGCACTGTGTGTGAGAAAAGTTTTAAGCATCGCTCCCATCTCCTGCGACACATGTACGCCCACTCAGGCGAGCAGCTCTTCCAATGTCAGACGTGCCAGCTGCGTTTTAAGGAATCTTCTCAGTTACTGCAACATCCATGCACGCCAGCTGGTGAGCGGCCCTTCCGCTGTGGTGCTTGCCAAAAAACTTTCCGGCGGCCATCAGACCTCAGGCAACACGAGCGGACACACAGTGAGGAACGTCCTTTCCACTGTGATCTATGTCAGATGAGTTTTAAGCAACAGTACGCACTCATGAGGCACCGACGCACACACAAAGCTGAAGAGCCTGATAATTGCACCTTTTGTGAAAAAGGCATGAGCTTCAGCCAACACGGGGCAGAGAGCATCTTCAAGTGCAATTCGTGCCAGCAGGGCTTCCACCAGTCACAGGACTTGTTACGGCATAAGTGTGGGCAAAGCAGTGCAGAGCGGCCCTTTCAGTGTAGTGTGTGCCAAAAGACTTACAAGCGTGCCTCTGCCCTGCAGAAACACCAGGCTGCCCATTGCACAGAAAAGCCACTGAGATGCACTGCCTGTGAACGCCGCTTCTTCTCCTCCTCAGAGTTTGTGCAGCATCGCTGTGACCCAGCCAGAGATAAGCCTCTCAAATGTCCAGACTGTGAAAAACGCTTCAAATACTCTTCTGACCTGCAGAGACATCGACGGGTGCACACGGGTGAGAAGCCCTACAAGTGCCTGTCCTGTGACAAAAGTTTTAAACAGAGGGAACATCTTAACAAACATCAGAGTGTCCACAACAGAGAGCAACATTACAAGTGCTTGTGGTGTGGCGAACGCTTCCATGAACTAAATCAGCTCCAGGAACACAGTGCACAACACACGGCAGATGGTCCCTTCCAAGTGGCCGCATGTCTGCCCTGA